The Mytilus galloprovincialis chromosome 7, xbMytGall1.hap1.1, whole genome shotgun sequence genome has a window encoding:
- the LOC143081886 gene encoding uncharacterized protein LOC143081886, giving the protein MPREEENAPSEEENVPRGEENVPREEEKAPREEEKAPREEENTPSEEENVPSEEENMSREEENAPREENAQREEENTPREEERAPREEENVPIEEEKAIREEEKASREEENAPREEENAPSEEENAPGKEENAPSEGENAPREEENEQQTHSEYCDAFLSETIIAITHDEYKNTALKQKLGGPVVKKTFEQEKAENSLKEAVGYKNPVHSSERDRIVGVETTREKNARKEKMINKNYKAVDEIMKRYTKDLKIQREKELKWKKQMAKIERKEKKRLEKEMKKKEKIIMKNLKVFDIEKKDKQDYDKVRENENEEENKNTVVLRIYNFIRNLSCLKRQKTDVQ; this is encoded by the exons atgCCAAGAGAAGAAGAGAACGCACCAAGTGAGGAAGAGAACGTGCCAAGAGGAGAAGAGAACGTACCAAGAGAAGAAGAGAAGGCACCAAGAGAAGAAGAGAAGGCACCAAGAGAAGAAGAAAACACGCCAAGTGAAGAAGAGAACGTGCCAAGTGAAGAAGAGAACATGTCAAGAGAAGAAGAGAACGCACCACGAGAAGAGAACGCTCAAAGAGAAGAAGAGAACACACCAAGAGAAGAAGAGCGCGCACCAAGAGAAGAAGAGAATGTGCCAATAGAAGAAGAGAAGGCGATAAGAGAAGAAGAGAAGGCATCAAGAGAAGAAGAGAACGCGCCAAGAGAGGAAGAGAACGCGCCAAGTGAAGAAGAGAACGCACCAGGAAAAGAAGAGAACGCACCAAGTGAAGGAGAGAACGCACCAAGAGAAGAAGAGAACGAACAGCAGACGCATTCTGAGTATTGTGATGCATTTCTAAGTGAAACAATAATCGCGATCACCCATGACGAATATAAAAATACAGCTTTAAAACAGAAACTTG gaGGACCAGTAGTTAAAAAGACATTTGAGCAGGAAAAGGCAGAAAATTCACTTAAAGAAGCTGTCGGATATAAG AATCCTGTCCACAGTTCTGAACGGGATAGGATAGTCGGTGTAGAGACAACGAGGGAGAAAAATGCTAGAAAAGAAAagatgataaataaaaattacaaagcAGTAGACGAAATAATGAAAAGATATACTAAGGATTTAAAAATACAGCGAGAAAAGGAACTAAAGTGGAAAAAACAGATGGCAAAGATTGAAAGGAAAGAGAAAAAGAGATTAGAAAAAG agatgaagaaaaaagaaaagatcataatgaaaaacttgaaaGTTTTTGATATTGAAAAGAAGGATAAACAAGACTATGACAAAGTTCGTGAAAACGAAAACGAAGAAGAGAATAAGAACACAGTTGTATTAAGGATTTATAATTTTATCCGAAATCTCTCTTGTTTAAAAAGACAGAAAACAGACGTTCAGTAA